DNA from bacterium:
ACCGCAACCTGGCGCCGGGCGGGTTCCTGTTTCTCGGGCACTCCGAGAGCCTGCAAGGCGTGGACTCGCGCTTCGAGTTCGTGTTCGACCGCAAGGGCGCGGCCTACCGCAAGCCCGTGGAGGTGACGTCGTCGTGAGGATCCTGCTGGCGGAGGACGAGCGCAACTTCGGCCGTGTGCTGGAGGCGGAACTGAGCGAGATCGGGCACGAGGTCGACCTGGTGCCCGACGGCGTGGAGGCCGTGCTGCGCTGCATCGAGCGCGAGTACGACTTCGCGCTGCTGGATATCAAGATGCCGCGGCTCGACGGGATCAACGCCCTGCGCATCATCAAGCGGCTGCGCCCGGGGCTGCCGGCGATCACCTACTCGGGCAACGCCGGCAGCGGCGAAATGGCGGAGTCGATCCGCGCCGGCGCGATCCGCTGCCTGACCAAGCCGCTGGCCATCGCGCGGCTGCGCGAGGAGATCGAGCACCACGCGGCGCGGCGACAGGGGACGGGCCGGTGAGCGCCCGGCTCGAGCACCTCGACGCGGAGGAGGTCCGGGAACTCCGGCGCCTGTTCCTCGCGCAGTCGGGCGAGCTGCTCGAGCAGATGCAGGAAACCCTGGTGGCGCTCGAGCGCGACGGGCTCGACGGCGAGGGCGTGCGCCTGGTGAAGCGCGCGCTGCACACGGTCAAGGGGGACGCGACGTCGATGGGCTTCGAGGCGGTCGGCCTGCTCTGCCACCGCCTCGAGGACGTGCTCGCGATCGCGGCGGCCGAGCCCACGCGTGCCGCCGC
Protein-coding regions in this window:
- a CDS encoding Hpt domain-containing protein, which produces MSARLEHLDAEEVRELRRLFLAQSGELLEQMQETLVALERDGLDGEGVRLVKRALHTVKGDATSMGFEAVGLLCHRLEDVLAIAAAEPTRAAAALETLFAGADGLAAMLAALAAGEEPQPPAAAEERCEAFLMAERAPAARMAPLSPEERLEAAAATGRGLGLFFVEAAVHP
- a CDS encoding response regulator translates to MRILLAEDERNFGRVLEAELSEIGHEVDLVPDGVEAVLRCIEREYDFALLDIKMPRLDGINALRIIKRLRPGLPAITYSGNAGSGEMAESIRAGAIRCLTKPLAIARLREEIEHHAARRQGTGR